From a region of the Candidatus Cloacimonadota bacterium genome:
- the speD gene encoding adenosylmethionine decarboxylase: protein MQALGRQILVEFYDCDKDILKDEQAIRTALIDACVIGKATVVTDTFHSFSPHGVSGVVVIAESHVAIHTWPEYSYAAVDIFTCGETIEPWDLFNHLEKCLKSKNSSKIELRRGLFDTGGEPLKHKPD from the coding sequence ATGCAAGCACTTGGCAGACAGATACTGGTCGAATTTTACGACTGCGATAAAGACATTCTTAAGGACGAACAGGCCATCCGCACGGCTCTGATCGACGCCTGCGTGATCGGCAAAGCCACCGTCGTCACCGATACTTTCCACTCTTTCAGCCCCCACGGCGTCAGCGGCGTGGTGGTGATCGCCGAATCGCACGTGGCTATCCACACCTGGCCGGAATACAGCTACGCGGCGGTGGATATCTTCACCTGCGGCGAAACCATCGAACCCTGGGACCTCTTCAACCACCTGGAGAAGTGCCTTAAGAGCAAAAACAGCAGCAAGATAGAGCTCCGAAGAGGCCTCTTCGACACCGGCGGCGAACCCCTCAAGCACAAACCGGATTGA
- the speE gene encoding polyamine aminopropyltransferase → MNYWHTDFHSPHHGLAFEVEKLLYSEQSPFQKIEVVQTPSFGIVLLLDGALMLTERDEFTYHEMMVHPTLFTHPQPQSVLIIGGGDCGTLTRVLRHGSVRRVKMVELDERVTCVANRFFPELATAVDDPRAELVFTDGIKFLRDTTEKFDVILIDSTDPVGPAVGLFRAPFFTDCERALNPGGILCLQSESPWIPELGKLIGEVHRDLRSLFPLVRAYSAAIQTYQAGFWLFQMASKSPDPLAPEVGARISAAAIPTRYYNRDLHYASFSLPTFVLEQLG, encoded by the coding sequence ATGAATTACTGGCACACCGACTTTCACAGTCCCCATCACGGGCTCGCTTTCGAGGTGGAAAAGCTGCTGTATTCCGAGCAGAGCCCCTTCCAGAAAATCGAGGTTGTGCAAACCCCCTCTTTCGGGATAGTTCTGCTGCTGGACGGCGCGCTGATGCTTACGGAAAGGGACGAATTCACCTACCACGAAATGATGGTCCATCCGACCCTTTTCACCCATCCCCAGCCCCAAAGCGTTCTGATCATCGGCGGCGGAGACTGCGGGACCTTGACCCGGGTTTTGCGGCACGGCTCAGTCCGCCGCGTGAAAATGGTGGAGCTGGACGAGCGCGTAACCTGTGTTGCCAACCGGTTTTTCCCGGAACTGGCCACAGCCGTGGACGATCCCCGCGCGGAACTTGTCTTCACTGACGGGATCAAGTTTCTGCGGGACACAACAGAAAAGTTTGACGTCATCCTCATCGACAGCACCGACCCGGTGGGACCGGCGGTAGGTCTCTTCCGGGCACCCTTTTTCACCGATTGCGAGCGTGCCCTCAACCCTGGCGGGATCCTCTGCCTGCAGTCGGAAAGCCCCTGGATCCCGGAACTGGGCAAGTTGATCGGCGAGGTCCACCGCGACCTCCGCTCCCTTTTCCCGCTGGTTCGGGCTTACAGCGCCGCCATCCAGACCTATCAGGCCGGCTTTTGGCTTTTCCAGATGGCCTCCAAATCCCCCGACCCCCTCGCGCCGGAAGTGGGGGCCAGAATCAGCGCCGCCGCCATTCCAACCCGCTACTACAACCGCGATTTGCACTACGCCTCTTTCAGCCTGCCCACCTTTGTGCTGGAGCAGCTCGGCTGA